A window of Syngnathus acus chromosome 17, fSynAcu1.2, whole genome shotgun sequence genomic DNA:
GCGACGCTAAGCGAggcatgaaaacaattctTTCAAAATGCGTCGCTCGCTTTACTTCTTACCAAATTTACATCAAGGAGTTTAAatcaaaattgaattgaatcacACTCTAAAAAGTCCTCAAGAcctaaaaaagcaaaatcctCAAACAAATGGCAACCTAGAGAATTGAAAACTAAACAACTTGAAATTGAATCAAATCACAGCAAAAGAACTGCAATCAAATTGAATAAGAACCTAAAGAATGGCTCGAGAAAGGTGCGCCCGCGCACAAAGAATCGCACACGGTTCTTCACGAAACTTCTTGGTGAGGTCAAAAGTTGAAACGTCAAAAATGATGGtcgcccggccggccgggctcagcctTCCTGTTGCTCTCCGGGGTGGTGCTTCTGCAGGTGGATCCTCAGGTTCTGCTTGCCCGCAAAGCGCTTGGAGCAGCAGTGGCAGGCAAACGGTCGCTCGCCCGTGTGAACACTCTGGTGGGTCTTCAGGTGGCCCGATTGCGTAAAGCGCTTTCCGCACTGGCCACAGCAGTATGGCCGTTCGCCCGTGTGGACGCGCACGTGTGTCTCCAGGCTGCGCGCCGACGAGAACCACTTGCCGCAGTAGCGGCAAACGAAACGCCGGTCGCCACACAAGCGGCTTCGGTCCGTAGCGTCCAATCGGGACACCGCCAAGCCCAGAGCCAAAGGGAAAGCGGTGTTCAAGTCGGATGCGGGGCGGTGGTGGAGGGCCATGATGCTGGCCAGGCTCCGATCGGTCCACGAACAGCCCAGGTCCAGCTCGCCGGCGCCCCCTCCGGGGCCGCGTGAAGCCACAGCCCGGTCGGGACCTTGCGAAACATAGGCCGAGCTCTCCCTCACCGGTGGGATTTGGCCGTCGCTGACCAAATTTGAGGAGATGTCTCTGGCAAGACCCGCGGAGCCCGGAAAACCAAGGGAACCTCGAGGTGCCGCGTGATTATTTTGTTCCCAAGGACTAGAATCGGCTGATGAGTTGGAGGCGACCATTCCGGAGGGACCGGCTTCAGGCGCCAGTTCTGCTCCTTCACACAACACATGAGGACGCCGAGGTTAGTGCTtgcacaaaacacattttttcctATGTTTACCGTCATCATCCAGAAGCAGCAGCTCGCTGGCATCGTCCTCGTCACttgccacttcctgtttgaccGGAGACACGTCCTCTATGCTCCTCAAGATACCGGCGTGCGACGTGTCCTGCTGGGACAACAAAACCGCACGCATTTTCAGATTTAGGGTATGGCACGGTAAGTAGcggtgaacaaaaaaaaaaacacgatacgatatgttgaatgtttttcaatGGGCGTGCGTGAACCTCTGCAGCCGAGGGCGTGTCTTCTACGCTCGGCGCTGACGACAAAGGCGTCGGTCGTCCTCTCAGCCCGTTGCAGCCATTCGGCGACCTGTCCGCCAGGCCCGATGATGGGAAACGCACTGTTCGACAAGACCAGTCACAAGTCATTTTTGGATGACACGACtcaaatgattaaaaagtCGCCCCAAGGAAGTACATTTTGATcgcgagtttgacacctgtgcagaAATAACAATAGCAAGAGACGCGGTGGAAGTAGGAGCTGGCTTGTATTATAAAAAAGTAGTCATAGCCATGTGGTAGAAATAGCAAACATGGTACAAGTCGTTGTTTTGGTTGATGTCGTCATGGTCCTTGTAGAAAGAGTACCAGCAGTAGTTGTAGTATGAGCGGTACGGGAGGTAGTAAAGTAGTACTGGTAGTAATAAGCTAGTTAAATAGTACAATAAGCATTGTTCTTGGTGGAGTTGTTTTTGGTGGTTTCTGTCCACTTGAGTACGACTCAATTCACCCTCGTCAGGCTTGTCGTTGCCTCCCACCGGGCTTCCAGCGCCCGAGACGGCGGCTGCGCCCTCGCCGCCGTAGCAGCCCCGGGCGATGATGGTCTCCATGAGCTCCAGCTTCCTGCGGAGCTCGTCGTTCTCCTCGCGGCTGCGGGTGAGCTCCATTTGGACGACGGCGTAGCTGTCGTCCACCAGCTGGCACATTTCGGCCACGGCGGCCCGGGTCAGAGCCTCCATGATGCTCGCAAGCTGCGAGTGCAATACCGCCAAGCTCTTCATCGCCGCCAACAACGGAAAACGCACACTTGACTTACTTAATGAACCCGGTGAACTCGAAGATCACGCGACCGGTGACATTCGAAAAGGTATGTTTCATACACGGGCCACCGGCATGATTGTGTGACTCTCAAggcgtttgttttgtttttgctgcttccggatttcaaaataaaagcgaaATGCAGCTCGTTGCGCATGCTAACATTTTCCGTTGCCTCTCGTTTAAATTTAGTACATTTGGAgattggttgttgttttttctggattattattatttttttcaaattatattACTGCTTCAatgctctctcgctctctctctctctctctctctctctctctctctctctctctctcgctctctctctctcgctctctctctgctgTTCATTCTTCTCGCCACCAGGGCGCGCCAGTGCTCCGCTACAGGTGGAGGCCAACCTCTTCTCGGCGATGACGGCTTCCTGCCgggctgagctgagctgagttGAGTTGAGTGAGGCGGGCGGGTCGAGCGGCAGCGGCTTCTGTACACGGTGATGAGCTGAGAAGCTGGTCGGCATGTGGAGCACCGCGCGTCGTCGCTGCTCAATTTGAGGTCGTTTTCAAGCGCATGAGGATTCTGGTGAGTGTTGCgtgcttatttattttgtcggCAGTtgtccccccccttccccggTGGTGGTCGGCTTCGGCGCAAAAAGCCTTTCTACGTGTCACTTATTGAAAGAACGTCACGACGCACTCGCTTGAGATTTTTTCCGATTTAGCGTCTATACGTCTTCTAGTCAATACAAGCCCTGTGTTGATTGAAACCGACCCACAATTTTGATTTGATAGACACTGTTGGTTAGTTCGGCATACATGCACGTGACAAACGAGGGTTTAGGAAGCTGAAATTCGATCCGAACGTGATAAGTCCGCCTGCGATCAACGGCAACCCGAAACCACTTGACTGCACTTAGAAAGTGACGAGcagaaacaataaaatgttgtCAAGCGTTGGATGTGCGCCGTATCCAACAAAAGCGCAACACGTTCCCTGTGGTTCATTTTAATTACCCGCCTGTGCTAGTTGAGCGACTAATCGCTGTAGTTTAAGAAGTTTTTCGGTGAGTTTGGAAAGGcgattcaaatcaaatgacgTCAGGCTaattatgaaaaatattttgcattcttttgATCCCACAAAGCTAATCATGTTTTCTcactgtatttctttttaaaaattatgcATTTGAGAACGTAATGACTCAAAACTAGTATGCACAAGAATTGTGGTGTTTTCCAGACTTTTtgggcagcattttttttttttttttttttttcaaaaagactCCTAATGACAGCCCCACCCCCATATTATGACGATGAACTCttttccaagaaaaaaattgacagGAACAAAAGTGGTGAAAagttgtcattaaaaaaaaggattgtGTAATGAGTTTGAATCACACCATTATAAGTCAGCTTTTAATGAATGGagtagaaaaatacaaaaacagatattatTTTGCCTGTTATCCTGCTAAAGACACGTTTACGATTGACAAAAGTGGGACTATATCCTAATAAACATGTCGAGTGAATATCATTTGACTTAATGTTGCAGTATCAAATTCCTATtctttgagaaaaaaagttttaatgtTACGCAAATGAAGTTCTATTTCCTTCAGCCAAAAAAGCTGTTTTATTCAAAGACAAATATGTATTTTGTCAACCAGAATGATTTTCTGTACGAGAGAGATAAAGGCGAAACGAGCCACTAAAGTCAAAGATTTAATATAAAAAGTCAGATAAAAAATGCTTCAAGATTTTATGCAATATCTGGGTGTTATTGCAAATGTAAATGCACAAACCTAACTTGATTGCGGTTCAGTTCTTGGCCTGGTCTGCAGCATGGCAGAAAATGGGCCAACATGTTGTTTCCCAACGTCAATTTCAACGCTTCTTTTGGTACCGCAGAGGGGACATGAGTAACAGCGTCGGCTC
This region includes:
- the si:dkey-7l6.3 gene encoding gastrula zinc finger protein 5-1 isoform X2, with the protein product MKSLAVLHSQLASIMEALTRAAVAEMCQLVDDSYAVVQMELTRSREENDELRRKLELMETIIARGCYGGEGAAAVSGAGSPVGGNDKPDEVRFPSSGLADRSPNGCNGLRGRPTPLSSAPSVEDTPSAAEDTSHAGILRSIEDVSPVKQEVASDEDDASELLLLDDDGAELAPEAGPSGMVASNSSADSSPWEQNNHAAPRGSLGFPGSAGLARDISSNLVSDGQIPPVRESSAYVSQGPDRAVASRGPGGGAGELDLGCSWTDRSLASIMALHHRPASDLNTAFPLALGLAVSRLDATDRSRLCGDRRFVCRYCGKWFSSARSLETHVRVHTGERPYCCGQCGKRFTQSGHLKTHQSVHTGERPFACHCCSKRFAGKQNLRIHLQKHHPGEQQEG
- the si:dkey-7l6.3 gene encoding gastrula zinc finger protein 5-1 isoform X1; the protein is MKSLAVLHSQLASIMEALTRAAVAEMCQLVDDSYAVVQMELTRSREENDELRRKLELMETIIARGCYGGEGAAAVSGAGSPVGGNDKPDEVRFPSSGLADRSPNGCNGLRGRPTPLSSAPSVEDTPSAAEQDTSHAGILRSIEDVSPVKQEVASDEDDASELLLLDDDGAELAPEAGPSGMVASNSSADSSPWEQNNHAAPRGSLGFPGSAGLARDISSNLVSDGQIPPVRESSAYVSQGPDRAVASRGPGGGAGELDLGCSWTDRSLASIMALHHRPASDLNTAFPLALGLAVSRLDATDRSRLCGDRRFVCRYCGKWFSSARSLETHVRVHTGERPYCCGQCGKRFTQSGHLKTHQSVHTGERPFACHCCSKRFAGKQNLRIHLQKHHPGEQQEG